The genomic window TGTCGTGGCCGTTCACCTGCATATAATCGAGCCCGTCTGAAATTTCCTCCCAGACGTTGTTCTTGGGGTTCAGGTCGTCGCGCGATTGGTCGACATAGCCAAGGTGCACCGTGTCGCCGATCTCGATTGTGCCAGTATCGGGCGTCTCTTGCCCTGTAATCATGCGGAACAAGGTCGATTTACCTGCACCGTTAGGACCGATCACGCCGACAATGCCGCCGGGAGGCAACATAAAGGAGAGGTTTTCGAACAGAAGCTTGTCACCGTACGCCTTTGAGATGTTTTTCGCCTCGATCACCTTGCCGCCAAGGCGCTCTGGCACTTGGATAACGATTTGCGCCTTGCCCGGCGCCCGGCTGGCTTGGGCCTCTTGCAGTTCTTCAAATTTGCGGACACGCGCCTTTGACTTGGTCTGACGCGCCGACGGAGTCTGCCTGATCCATTCCAGTTCGCGCGCGAGCGCCTTTTGTTTGCCCGATTCCTCGCGGCTCTCCTGCTCCAGACGCTTGGCTTTCTTCTCGAGATAGGTCGAGTAATTGCCCTCGTATGGGTAGTAAGTGCCCCGGTCGAGTTCGAGGATCCATTCCACAACATTATCAAGGAAGTAGCGGTCGTGGGTGATCATTAGCACGGCGCCCGCATATTCCTTGAGGTGGTTCTCAAGCCACTCGACGCTTTCGGCATCGAGGTGGTTGGTGGGCTCGTCCAGAAGCAGAATCGAAGGTTTCTGGATCAGCAAGCGGGTGAGGGCAACGCGGCGCTTCTCACCACCAGACAGGTTTTCAACTGACGCATCTGAAGGCGGGCAACGCAGTGCCTCCATCGCGATTTCAAGCTGGTTGTCGAGCGTCCACCCATCAACCGCGTCAATCTTGGTCTGAAGCTCAGCCATCTCTTCGCCCAGAGCATCAAAATCAGCGTCCGGTTCAGCCATTTGCGCAGAGACAGCGTTGAAACGTTCCACTAGATCTGCGGTTTCGCGCGCGCCGTCTTTCACATTTTCAAGCACGGTCTTGGTCGGATCAAGCTCAGGTTCCTGAGGTAAATAGCCAACGGTGATATTCTCGCCTGGCCACGCTTCGCCGGAAAAATCTTTGTCGATCCCAGCCATGATCTTCATCAGGGTCGATTTGCCTGCACCATTGGGGCCAACGATGCCGATCTTTGCGCCTTGGTAAAATTGCAGGTTGATGTTCGAGAGCACCGGCTTTTGAGCACCGGGAAAGCTCTTGGTCATGCCTTTCATTACGAAAGCGTATTGCGCAGCCATGGGGGCGGGTCCTTTGGGTCGGAAAAATCGTGGAAGGGTGTTTGGGGCTCCAAATAGGCGTGCAAGCGCTTTGGGGCAAGCGTGCATATCAAGGGGTAGTTTGAACGCATGGCTCGCGGTGTGGAGAGGATCAAAAGCCTCGATGATCAGGTGTTTCCCTTAAAGGTGACCTTAACCTTATTGGCCTAGCGCCAAGTCACTTGGGAGAAACCAGCTTCATGCAAACGCAAATCCTCGGATTGCTGACACCTTTGATGGCGCTGCTGTTCGCGGTTACATTTGCCTTGTTCTGGAAGCTGGGCGCGATGCGCCGTCATGTCCTTGGCTTTGCCATCGGATATGTGTTTTTTGCCGCTGGCTATCTGGTAACGCATCTTGCCCCGCCTGATGCGCTGTATCTGTTCCATGCGACTCAGCTGCTTTATTCGATTGCCGTTTTCCTGATGTTGTTTTCGGTGTGCGAGCGGGTAGGGCAACGGATCAACCTGCCGCTTATGGCTGGCATTTATGGTGTGAGCGCGCTTGCCCTGGCGATTGCGGTTGGAGTGACCAATGATGTCGCTCCAAGGCTCATCATCGTGAATACAGGTTATGGCGCGATGTATATGGTTGGCCTTGCTACCCTTCTCATGGCGCCGCGGCGTGGCCCGGTTGATCATGCCATCCTCGCGGTCATTGCTCTTGGCGCGATAGATTTTCTGGTGAGGCCCAACCTTACCCTGATGTATCAAAGCAGTATTCCCGACCAAGCCTATCGGGAATCGTTCTATTACTCGATCATCGGTCTTGTCCTTGGAGTGAAATCGGTCCTTGGAGCGATGGTCTTGATGGGCGCAACGATCTTTGAATGGACCACGTCCTTGCGCGAAAGCAGCGAAGCGGATCCGCTCACCGGCCTTCAAAACCGCGCGGCCTTTGAAGAAACGATGCACGCGATCCTTCCCAAAGCGCAATCAGAGGGGCGGCCCTTGAGTCTGGTCGTGGCTGACATCGACCATTTCAAACAGGTCAACGATATTTGGGGGCATCAGTCCGGCGACAAAGCGATTTCAAGCTTTGGCAAACTTATCAATGAGATGGTGCGAAACTGTGATAAGGCTGGTCGGATCGGGGGCGAGGAGTTTTGTATCGCCGCCTACAACTGCCCCAATGAACCAGCAGAGCGACTGGCAGAGCGTATTCGCCAAGCCTTTGCGCAGCTCGCTCACGAAGGGCTTAGCAATGACATTCGCCTTACCGCGAGCTTCGGCGTTGCGACCGCTGCCGAGGGTGAGACGTATGAACAGCTGTTCGCGCGTGCGGACGCAGCGCTCTACAAGGCCAAATCAAACGGGCGCAACCGGGTCGAAAACGCAGAGCGTCCGAGCCCGATTACAACGTCCATCCCTGCCATGGCGCAGGCTGAGCCGGTTACAGAGCGCCGCGCCTGATCAGGCCGCTTTCGCGGCCCGCAAATGATCGCGCAGTTCGCTCAACGTCACCGCTTCTGCGGCGGCGACGGGATCATCGGCGGCAATAACCTTTGCCAGCTGCACCAGCTCCTGGCTCCAGCGATCAAGACTTTGTAAGCTTGTAAGGTGACGCTGGGCGAAGTCCGGGTCGGTAACCAGCTCGGCGCCGAATTCCTCGACTTGAGCTGCCATCGCATTGAGGGTGAACGCCGCTGCTTTAAGCAGGTCTTGAGGTGGGGCTGTCATTTCGGTGTCCTGGTCTTGGCCTTAAGCGGCCATTTCGATCTCATCGGACGCCATCAACTTGTTGAGGTCGAGGACCATCACCATCTCATCTTCAAGCGGCGCAATGCCTTCGAGAAAATGTGTCACAGTGTCGTTGGAGCTTGAATCGGGCTGTTGGATGGTGTCGCGTTCTATCGAAACGATGTCGTTGACATCATGCACAATCAGACCGCGCGATTGCCCTTCGTGCTCAACCACCACAATCGGGTTTCGCGGGGTGGTTTCAGTGGCAGGCCAGCCAAGTCGCACAGATAGATCAATCACGGGAAGGACCGTACCGCGTAGATTGACAACGCCAGCGACATGATCCGGAACGCGCGGCAGGCGGGTTACCGGCGACCAGGCGCGAATCTCACGGATCGTCATAATATCGATGCCAAACAATTGATTGGCGATCCCGAATGTGATGAGTTCATAGTACATGGCAGTGACGCTCCAGGATGATTGAGCTTTGATTTCTGTTAGTGAGCCACGCGGCGCAGGGCAGCGGTCAGCTTTGCAGCATCAAACGGCTTGACGATCCAACCGGTTGCACCAGCATTTTTGGCGCGCGCTTTCTTCTCTTCTGAGCTTTCGGTCGTCAGCACGAGAATGGGCCGGTCGGCATGGAGCGCTGTTTCCCGAAGTTTTTCGATGAGCCCGAAACCGTCAAGGCGCGGCATATTGATGTCGGTGAGCACCACATCAACTTCATTCGTTGCCAGCCATTCAAGAGCCTCTTGCCCATCCTCGGCTTGTTCAACGTCAAACCCGTTCGACGACAGCGCCGCACGCAAAAGCGCGCGCATACTAGCGCTGTCATCGACGGTCAGGACTCTAACTTTCGATGATTGCGCTTCGAGCGCTAAGGGCTGAGCTGTGTTCATTGACTACTCCTTTGATCTTCAAAATAGCTCGACACCACCAATGTCGTCTTTCGAGCGACCCAGTGGATTTTCCGTAATGGACATGGTTGGGGTTGGAGTTGGAACCTTCTCGTTAGTAACGCGGCGGGCGCGCACCTGACCTGTCGACGGGCGAAAATCGATGCGGCGCGCGCACGTCCCTTCAAGGTCTTCAAAAACGGTCGGGATCCCCTCATCCTTCAGAAATTGCCGGGCAAATTGGGCATTCGCTGTTCCGATTGGACCAAGACCAGCCGACATATTTGCGCCGCCGTAGATTCGGGCTTTCATGCGCTTTTTATCCGCCCCCAGCTTAAGCATCTCGTTGATGAGAAGCTCCATCAGGAACAGTCCGTAGGAGCGATCAAGGCTTGTGGTTTCGGCTGCTGGTTTTGCCAAAAGGTAGTGGTTCATCCCGCCGATGCGCGCGACCGGGTCATAAAGGCACGTGGCAACGCAGCTGCCCAGAACAGTGGACATGACCATACGATCATCTCCGCTGGCCCGCGCTTCACCTTGCAAGATTGTGTCCCTGATTTCGGGCTGAAACGGTGCGTTCATAGGTTTGTTTCCCAAGTGGTGCCGGAGCGAAGACCAGCTCTTGTTTGTGCCTGTTGTTGACCACGCAGGCTTTCGTGCGCTGACATTGAAAGCCTTGCGCTGCTTTCATGCGATTGAGCCGTCGGCACGAAGTCGAAAATTTCTCTGGTGATGCGTTCGAGTGGGAGCACCGCCTTTGCTGCGCCAAGGGCAATGGCTGCACGCGGCATCCCGAAAACGACGCAGCTTTCCCGGTCTTGGGCAATCGTATGGGCGCCAGTTTGCGCCATGCTGGCCAATTCTCTCGCGCCATCTTCGCCCATGCCAGTCAGGATCACTCCGACAGCACGCTCTCCAACGGTTTTGGCAACTGATGCGAACAGGCGATCAACACTTGGCCGATGACCGGATGTCAGTTCCCCTTCACGCAAAACGGCACGGTAACCATGGCGTCCTGCACGTGCGACTTCGAGGTGCTTTGTGTCTCCCGGTGCCACCAGAACAAGCCCGGGTGCCAAAATCGTATCGCTTTCAGCCAATGCGACGCGCGGAGCAGCGATCTTATCAAGCGATTGCGCAATCGCCGGAGCAAAGGTGGCGTTCACGTGCTGAACGATGAGAGTGGGCGGACAGTCAGCAGGAAAGTCGCGAAGAAGCTTATTCAACGCTTCCACGCCGCCAGTCGATGAGCCGATAGCAATCAGATCAGGGCGCTGTCTGTTGCCGCGAGCGCTGGCGGTGATGGCAGGCCGTGTGGAAACCGCGTTGCCAGCGGCGGTTCTTGCCCGCGGTCGCGTCGCAGCATTGGGTCGGTTTGGGGATACAGTGCGGGCGAGCTCAACCTTTGATGCCTCGCGCACCAGCCGCGCCAATTCGCCGCCATCATCATCCTTGATCGAGCGCTCTCTCGTCGATTTGGCATAGCAATTGACAGCGCCCAGCTGGAGCGCGCGTGCGGTTGCCTGAGTGCCAGCGCGGGTTGATCCGGAAACGACGATAACCGGCGTAGGACGCAAGGTCATGATTTTCTCAAGGAAAGAAAGGCCGTCCATTCCCGGCATCTCAATATCCAGCGTCACAACATCCGGATCGAGTTGCTTGATGAGCTGGCGCGCCTCGATTGCATCATTGGCGGTCGCGATCACCTCAATATCGCTTTCAGCGTTGAGCTTGCGCGAGATGAGCGCGCGCATCATCGCAGAATCATCAACCACAAGAACCCGGACAGTCATTGTTTCACTTTCTGGTAAATAGTCGCGCCAACAAGTTTGAGCACCTCAACAGCTGGTCCAGCGACACGTTCGGAATGACCGATGTAAAGATAGCCTCCAGGCTTTAAGCGCTCGGCAAACCGCCGCACCAATTCAACCTTGGTCGGCTCGTCAAAATAGATCATCACATTGCGACAGAAGATGACGTCGAATTGGCCGTCAAACGGCCAGGGGCGCAGCAGATTGAGCTGGCGATAACGGATCAGATTGGTGATCACCGGGCTGATCGTCACACAGCTGGGATCACCGCTCGCAACCTCGCACCAGACATTGCGCAGGGCCTCGGGCATTTTGCTCACCGCTTCTGCGTCATATGTCGCTGCTTTTGCAGCGCACACAGCATGATCAGCCAGATCACTCGCCAGAACGCGCAGGTCGCCGCGCGCAATTTTCTGGCCTTGCGCTTTGTTCTCACCCAGCAAATACATCATCAGCGTGTGAATTTCTTCGCCGCTTGAAGAGCCGGCTGACCAGATCCTGACTTTCTCACGGTTCTGGCTGCGCTTTATGATGTCGTCGCGCACGGTGTTGGTGAAGTGTTCGAAGTGGTGCGGTTCGCGATTGAAATAGGTGTGATTGGTCGTCAGCGAGGCGACGACTTTGCGGCGCTGCACCTCGTCTTTTTCGACCAGATCAAGATATTCGCCGAAAGTCTCTTTAGCACTCTGGCGCACCAGGGGAGCGAGACGCGAATAGGCAAGCATCGTTTTTTTGTCAGACAAAACAATGCCAGCTTCATCTTTTAAAAGCTGCGCAATGCGATGAAAATCAGCACTTTTATACAGTTGGGGGCTAACCCCTGGAACGATGGCAAAGTCGTCCGGGGCGGACAGGGCTTGATGCATGGATCTATGCCGCCATAGCCATGGATGCAGCCGAACCTGCCTGCACCATGTGATCGACATCGACGATCAATGAGACTTTGCCATTGCCCAGGATGGTCGCGCCAGCGACACCGTCCACGGCTCTGAAATTGGCATCAAGGCTCTTGATCACGAACTGGCGCTGGTCGGTGATCGTATCGACGAGAAGCGCGGCCTGACCGTGACCTTCGGTTTCGACCAGAACGATCACGCCCTTGCACGGATCATCAATCCAATTGTTCGCTCCCGTAAGCGCGCCAAGCGAAACCACAGGCACGAACCGACCGCGCACATTGAGCATCATGCGGTTTGTGCCCATGCCTTTAAGATCGTCCTTTGTCGGCTTTAGGCTTTCAATCACATGAGTGAGCGGGACAACCAGCGACAGGTCACCGGCTTGCACGATCATCCCATCTGAAATGGCAAGCGTGAGGGGCAGGGCGAGACTGAATGTGGTGCCTTCGCCTTCTACCGATTCGATAGTGATCCGGCCGCCCAGATCGCGCACATTGGACTTTACAACATCCATCCCAACACCACGTCCCGAAACGCTCGTGACGCTTGCCGCGGTTGAAAAACCGGGCGCGAATATCAGCTGGCAAATCTCATCATCGGTGAGGTTTGCATCCTCTGCAATGATGCCGTTTTCGATGGCTTTGGCGAGGACTTTTTCGCGGTTAATCCCGCGCCCGTCGTCCTTGATGTGAATAACCACGCGGCCCGCCTTTTGTTCGGCTGAGAGCGACAGAGTGCCTTCGGGGTCTTTGCCCGCAGCCTTGCGGTCTTCCGGGGCTTCAATTCCGTGGTCGACCGCATTGCGGATAAGGTGGGTCATGGGCTCTGACAAACGCTCGATCACGGTCTTGTCGAGTTCGGTGCTTTCACCCGACACATCGAGCTTCACGTGCTTGCCGGTATTGCTTGCCAGTTCGCGAAGGAGCCTTGGAACACGTCCGAAAACCGAGCTGATCGGTTGAGCACGAAACGCCATGGCGTGCTCTTGAATGTCGCGGATCAACGTGTCGAGCATCGCGAGCTCTTCGATA from Erythrobacter sp. SCSIO 43205 includes these protein-coding regions:
- the ettA gene encoding energy-dependent translational throttle protein EttA; its protein translation is MAAQYAFVMKGMTKSFPGAQKPVLSNINLQFYQGAKIGIVGPNGAGKSTLMKIMAGIDKDFSGEAWPGENITVGYLPQEPELDPTKTVLENVKDGARETADLVERFNAVSAQMAEPDADFDALGEEMAELQTKIDAVDGWTLDNQLEIAMEALRCPPSDASVENLSGGEKRRVALTRLLIQKPSILLLDEPTNHLDAESVEWLENHLKEYAGAVLMITHDRYFLDNVVEWILELDRGTYYPYEGNYSTYLEKKAKRLEQESREESGKQKALARELEWIRQTPSARQTKSKARVRKFEELQEAQASRAPGKAQIVIQVPERLGGKVIEAKNISKAYGDKLLFENLSFMLPPGGIVGVIGPNGAGKSTLFRMITGQETPDTGTIEIGDTVHLGYVDQSRDDLNPKNNVWEEISDGLDYMQVNGHDTSTRAYVGAFNFKGADQQKNVGKLSGGERNRVHMAKMLKQGGNVLLLDEPTNDLDVETLGALEDAIENFAGCAVVISHDRFFLDRLATHILAFEGNSHVEWFEGNFEAYEEDKRRRLGDAADRPTRLAYKKLTR
- a CDS encoding diguanylate cyclase produces the protein MQTQILGLLTPLMALLFAVTFALFWKLGAMRRHVLGFAIGYVFFAAGYLVTHLAPPDALYLFHATQLLYSIAVFLMLFSVCERVGQRINLPLMAGIYGVSALALAIAVGVTNDVAPRLIIVNTGYGAMYMVGLATLLMAPRRGPVDHAILAVIALGAIDFLVRPNLTLMYQSSIPDQAYRESFYYSIIGLVLGVKSVLGAMVLMGATIFEWTTSLRESSEADPLTGLQNRAAFEETMHAILPKAQSEGRPLSLVVADIDHFKQVNDIWGHQSGDKAISSFGKLINEMVRNCDKAGRIGGEEFCIAAYNCPNEPAERLAERIRQAFAQLAHEGLSNDIRLTASFGVATAAEGETYEQLFARADAALYKAKSNGRNRVENAERPSPITTSIPAMAQAEPVTERRA
- a CDS encoding chemotaxis protein CheW, yielding MYYELITFGIANQLFGIDIMTIREIRAWSPVTRLPRVPDHVAGVVNLRGTVLPVIDLSVRLGWPATETTPRNPIVVVEHEGQSRGLIVHDVNDIVSIERDTIQQPDSSSNDTVTHFLEGIAPLEDEMVMVLDLNKLMASDEIEMAA
- a CDS encoding response regulator, which codes for MNTAQPLALEAQSSKVRVLTVDDSASMRALLRAALSSNGFDVEQAEDGQEALEWLATNEVDVVLTDINMPRLDGFGLIEKLRETALHADRPILVLTTESSEEKKARAKNAGATGWIVKPFDAAKLTAALRRVAH
- a CDS encoding chemotaxis protein CheD translates to MNAPFQPEIRDTILQGEARASGDDRMVMSTVLGSCVATCLYDPVARIGGMNHYLLAKPAAETTSLDRSYGLFLMELLINEMLKLGADKKRMKARIYGGANMSAGLGPIGTANAQFARQFLKDEGIPTVFEDLEGTCARRIDFRPSTGQVRARRVTNEKVPTPTPTMSITENPLGRSKDDIGGVELF
- a CDS encoding chemotaxis response regulator protein-glutamate methylesterase encodes the protein MTVRVLVVDDSAMMRALISRKLNAESDIEVIATANDAIEARQLIKQLDPDVVTLDIEMPGMDGLSFLEKIMTLRPTPVIVVSGSTRAGTQATARALQLGAVNCYAKSTRERSIKDDDGGELARLVREASKVELARTVSPNRPNAATRPRARTAAGNAVSTRPAITASARGNRQRPDLIAIGSSTGGVEALNKLLRDFPADCPPTLIVQHVNATFAPAIAQSLDKIAAPRVALAESDTILAPGLVLVAPGDTKHLEVARAGRHGYRAVLREGELTSGHRPSVDRLFASVAKTVGERAVGVILTGMGEDGARELASMAQTGAHTIAQDRESCVVFGMPRAAIALGAAKAVLPLERITREIFDFVPTAQSHESSARLSMSAHESLRGQQQAQTRAGLRSGTTWETNL
- a CDS encoding protein-glutamate O-methyltransferase CheR yields the protein MHQALSAPDDFAIVPGVSPQLYKSADFHRIAQLLKDEAGIVLSDKKTMLAYSRLAPLVRQSAKETFGEYLDLVEKDEVQRRKVVASLTTNHTYFNREPHHFEHFTNTVRDDIIKRSQNREKVRIWSAGSSSGEEIHTLMMYLLGENKAQGQKIARGDLRVLASDLADHAVCAAKAATYDAEAVSKMPEALRNVWCEVASGDPSCVTISPVITNLIRYRQLNLLRPWPFDGQFDVIFCRNVMIYFDEPTKVELVRRFAERLKPGGYLYIGHSERVAGPAVEVLKLVGATIYQKVKQ